In Electrophorus electricus isolate fEleEle1 chromosome 1, fEleEle1.pri, whole genome shotgun sequence, a single window of DNA contains:
- the arl6ip1 gene encoding ADP-ribosylation factor-like protein 6-interacting protein 1 translates to MAEGDNKSANLLAQETAQLEEQLQGWGEVILAGDQFLRWEKPWFPGALMGITTVVFLLVYYLDPSVLTGLSCTVMILCLADYLVPTLAPRIFGSNKWTTEQQQRFHQICGSLVKTQRRVIGWWRRLFALKEEKPKMYVLSVISSLVVVAWIGQQVHNLFLTYLIVSFLLLLPGLSQHGIINKYCGMAKREINKLLKQKEKKSE, encoded by the exons ATGGCAGAGGGCGATAATAAAAGCGCAAATCTTTTG GCTCAGGAAACGGCTCAACTCGAGGAGCAGCTTCAAGGATGGGGGGAGGTCATTTTAGCTGGGGACCAGTTCCTGAGGTGGGAAAAACCATGGTTCCCTGGGGCCTTGATGGGTATCACCACAGTCGTTTTCCT GCTTGTCTACTACTTGGACCCGTCTGTGCTGACTGGGCTGTCCTGTACCGTCATGATTCTGTGCCTGGCTGACTATCTGGTGCCCACCCTCGCCCCACGCATCTTTGGCTCCAATAAGTG gaccacagagcagcagcagcgtTTTCACCAAATCTGTGGGAGCCTGGTGAAAACCCAGCGCCGCGTGATTGGCTGGTGGCGACGCCTCTTCGCCCTGAAGGAGGAGAAACCCAAGATG TACGTCCTGTCAGTGATCAGCAGTCTCGTGGTTGTGGCCTGGATTGGACAGCAGGTCCATAACCTCTTCCTCACCTACCTGATTG TGAGtttcctgctgctcctgcccGGCCTCAGTCAGCACGGCATCATCAACAAATACTGCGGCATGGCCAAGAGAGAGATCAACAAGCTCCTGaagcagaaggagaagaagagcgAGTAA
- the elob gene encoding elongin-B: protein MDVFLMIRRHKTTIFTDAKESTTVYELKRIVEGILKRPPEDQRLYKDDMLLEDSKTLGDCGFTNQTARPQAPATVGLAFRISDDAFEPLRVEPFSSPPELPDVMKPQDSGSTASEQAVQ from the exons ATG gACGTGTTTTTGATGATCCGACGTCACAAGACGACCATCTTCACAGATGCCAAGGAGTCGACCACAGTGTATGAGCTGAAGCGCATCGTGGAGGGCATTTTAAAGCGGCCCCCGGAGGATCAGAGACTCTACAAG GATGACATGTTGCTAGAAGACAGCAAGACCCTTGGAGATTGTGGATTCACAAACCAGACAGCAAGACCTCAGGCTCCAGCCACAGTAGGCCTGGCCTTTCGCATCAGTG ATGATGCTTTTGAGCCGTTGCGAGTGGAACCTTTCTCAAGTCCTCCTGAGCTCCCTGATGTCATGAAGCCCCAGGACTCTGGCAGCACTGCCAGCGAACAGGCTGTGCAGTGA
- the LOC113580895 gene encoding uncharacterized protein LOC113580895, with the protein MERLKCSLEAAGRLMVELVQIDWEPLSRWELDQRLDQAVEELMEADLVARVQARCGPVLLQVSRPHETGPAATTHVSDPRASAVHRESTGDIEGNPAVQYVAALLQSSHSGRRQARMAGRARLALSHTVFLSLTLLSKRLSYRTVSSTFRLEKGNIHRIFFSFCERVNALEEQMIQWPTGPEALEHLLPFSSWLGWDERLEEKGLPRVLGVLGHTRIPIRLPISKQDSESDVPDVKRLKKEPHPDSWLNLELVCSSEGRFIHCRITRGSEKDRGRGLSEKLRLHPELMPPRTCLLAGAGYPLTAHILTPFLPGRSPQENLYNRSVEAHLARFDQAVADLKERFQKLRYLDMGNFERARAAVLTSCILHNALLDMGSVSKGQAEKEEEEEEEGGGEEGGVKLRDAVVSLLYSSLEAGTN; encoded by the exons ATGGAGCGTTTAAAGTGCTCGCTGGAAGCCGCGGGCCGGTTAATGGTGGAGCTCGTGCAGATAGACTGGGAGCCTCTCTCACGCTGGGAGCTGGACCAGCGTTTGGACCAAGCGGTGGAAGAGCTGATGGAAGCGGACCTGGTGGCGCGTGTCCAGGCACGGTGCGGTCCCGTGCTGCTGCAGGTCTCTCGGCCGCACGAGACGGGACCCGCTGCGACCACGCACGTGTCGGACCCGCGTGCCTCCGCCGTGCACCGCGAGAGCACCGGCGATATAGAGGGAAACCCCGCCGTGCAG TACGTCGCAGCCCTTCTACAGAGCTCGCACTCGGGCCGCAGGCAGGCACGCATGGCAGGCAGGGCACGCCTGGCCCTGTCCCATACGgtcttcctctccctcaccctcctgTCCAAACGGCTCAGTTACCGCACGGTCTCGTCCACCTTCCGTCTGGAGAAAGGCAACATTCACAGAatcttcttctccttctgtgAGAGGGTGAACGCGCTGGAAGAGCAGATGATTCAATGGCCCACTG GTCCAGAGGCCCTGGAGCACCTGCTTCCCTTTTCCAGCTGGCTGGGCTGGGatgagagactggaggagaaaGGCCTCCCGCGAGTGCTGGGAGTCTTGGGACACACCCGCATCCCCATCCGCCTTCCAATCAGCAAACAGGACTCCGAGAGCGACGTCCCAGATGTGAAGAGGCTGAAGAAGGAGCCCCACCCAGATTCCTGGCTGAACCTGGAGCTGGTGTGCAGCAGTGAAGGCCGGTTCATCCACTGTCGCATCACCAGGGGCTCTGAGAAGGATAGGGGACGTGGCCTGAGCGAGAAGCTCCGCCTGCACCCTGAGCTCATGCCTCCCCGGACCTGCCTGCTGGCCGGAGCAGGATACCCGCTCACGGCACACATACTCACCCCGTTCTTGCCAGGGCGAAGCCCACAGGAAAACCTCTACAACAGATCGGTGGAGGCCCATCTGGCTCGCTTCGACCAGGCTGTAGCAGACCTGAAAGAACGGTTCCAAAAGCTGAGGTACCTAGACATGGGGAACTTTGAGAGAGCAAGAGCTGCAGTGTTGACATCCTGCATACTGCACAACGCACTTCTGGATATGGGGTCTGTGAGCAAGGGCCAagcagagaaggaggaggaggaggaggaggagggagggggagaggaaggtGGCGTGAAGCTAAGAGATGCGGTTGTAAGTCTTTTGTACAGCTCCCTGGAGGCGGGGACTAATTGA
- the si:dkey-66i24.7 gene encoding uncharacterized protein si:dkey-66i24.7: MEVIDSIVTDSIEVEESSSTVSALDSERAKAEFVWTLQATWHLVRVRLDMDQEFDQPVCKKKQLWEAVARRVTAKLRAEGYHEVSVKAFECDLKWRNMLATYRKNAERATRLGVQSVHWEFFKAMHEVLGRSCEELEARRKAKVSSTKVGKAVASKRYTPILPTPTARPPQDVLQLYLELQERKLNMWAQQKALEERKIEAINNLASAISSLAQGSTGQAADHP, from the exons ATGGAAGTGATTGATTCTATAGTCACGGACAGTATTGAGGTGGAGGAGTCATCTTCCACGGTTTCGGCGCTGGATTCTGAAAGAGCGAAAGCAG AGTTTGTATGGACTTTGCAAGCCACGTGGCATCTGGTTCGCGTTCGGCTGGACATGGACCAAGAGTTTGACCAGCCGGTATGCAAAAAGAAGCAGCTGTGGGAGGCCGTGGCCCGGAGAGTGACGGCCAAGCTCCGCGCAGAGGGCTACCACGAGGTCTCGGTCAAAGCCTTTGAGTGCGACCTTAAGTGGAGGAACATGCTGGCCACCTACAGGAAGAACGCGGAGCGCGCCACGCGACTGGGTGTGCAGAGCGTGCACTGGGAGTTCTTCAAAGCCATGCACGAGGTGCTCGGCCGCAGCTGCGAGGAGCTCGAGGCTCGGCGCAAGGCCAAGGTGAGCAGCACCAAAGTGGGCAAGGCCGTGGCAAGCAAGCGTTACACGCCGATATTGCCCACGCCGACGGCCAGACCCCCACAGGACGTGCTGCAGCTGTACCTGGAGCTTCAGGAGAGGAAGCTGAACATGTGGGCGCAGCAGAAGGCgctggaggagaggaagatcGAGGCCATCAATAACCTGGCCAGTGCCATCAGCAGTCTGGCTCAGGGCAGCACTGGGCAGGCTGCAGACCACCCTTAG
- the armc5 gene encoding armadillo repeat-containing protein 5: protein MATQTEEGKKHPKDSSSPKETSPGSLEMSLSWCLAQLTKSSPSPGSPSSGLTGADVKAVTGREAYKRLRAGQWKALVAIRTQHIKGGSSRLVRFRTQGGLHPLLDILRRPESSRKILDLALSILANCCTEKHTRAEVRKLDGVSIVVEVLKRQVSVETVENRAARTLGNLAVDPEGSSQVHSAGGVPPLLLCLSLSCSSSPSSPSALVPAQAPSSAKLERAQSAARALFYLSDTPANRLALLSQGTLPALTPFLSPEYPPGLRRAALRAVHELTRGCGAECAREVSASGALAQLGVLASGEGGRPLEELALKTLANLCSQGCLRPLVGSLGVIQKFTGEVKRDPLRSGVFFKALCLCCKEAVNRAKVKESGGLEVLIGFLAAHHNHPLTRLAILACVDFVYDESALEQLQELGLVPLLVARLVELAKGEELSAGKMDASLTSGPQCSELMASCFDSFDFPPPEGSRREEVGKEQGPGSSSFLSLRSWLVSEGLISSEGELMDSPCVLDGDGSNPYSFCSRSSSSSSPCPTPVSDAQKPLSWPKPSCLSSSAAPGAPPPPIPPPLLLPSCSSTPQPKPPPPSPSHLKVPSPPRKRLRTSSSSSSSSSSSSSSSAPCHTSLVSLRTPLATAKPPVYLHPYHPEPWAPESPILLLLSRFSHAADPSAALLGATIFSGLLYYLTHHPDPSGRCFRLLARLSCNPNCLQALVRSGAVSLLRYRLCLGDKQRGRTAGTRDRQSDRVKAKVRQLGQGLLSNVRVQSETAFGTGVLTHTILSGSEADKLFCVLSLPLITSNRILLKKLLLDSGALAFALEPLSCLEDSEKEMERADKRTTVLSAWICPPKQVSASRLRSLYVSLLIGCLSSLVACSKVGLDRSKCVSDIAVEAPFNPVRSPQLLRGPQISEPCPYQASSYDLSFLLDDGTLLPANRVAVAGEEGMEEVGSEYFRALLRGGFGEARRSSGEAVPIGDVSSGVLFPVLHYLHGCRMSSTTHVCPLLSSLVSGGLAGHVAFQKSPLAEVMIGASRFLVSGLQQAAEDHCRSLISSVALPDDRAGSTSRPEAGLVSRGPAQPGAVTPALVTKSRTSAGPGGQSAVPKCCAQGPERGPDAVSWTSPSAGEAAEGGGLRALLPQVYWFSQRYAYPQLGRTCLSVLLRPQEVQYAPLPPSVSADCLLCLARGVDSSENLRLDLLSLASAALS from the exons atggcaacacagacagaggaaggaaaAAAGCACCCAAAAGATAGCAGCAGTCCTAAAGAGACCTCCCCAGGCTCTCTGGAAATGTCGCTGTCTTGGTGCCTGGCCCAGCTGACCAAATCAAGCCCTTCACCTGGCAGCCCCAGCAGTGGGCTGACCGGGGCCGACGTTAAGGCAGTCACTGGAAGGGAGGCATATAAGAGACTGAGAGCGGGGCAGTGGAAGGCTCTGGTGGCCATCCGCACCCAGCACATCAAAGGGGGAAGCAGCAGGCTAGTGCGTTTCCGGACCCAGGGGGGGCTGCATCCCTTGCTGGATATCCTGCGCAGGCCTGAAAGCTCCAGGAAGATCCTGGACCTGGCGCTCAGCATCCTGGCCAACTGCTGCACGGAAAAACACACGCGGGCCGAG GTGAGGAAGTTGGATGGTGTTTCTATTGTGG TGGAGGTCCTTAAGAGACAAGTGTCTGTGGAGACGGTGGAGAACCGAGCCGCTCGTACCTTGGGGAACCTCGCCGTGGACCCCGAGGGTTCTTCCCAGGTCCACTCTGCAG GTGGTGTTCCTCCGCTGCTCCTCTGCCTGTCCCTCTCGTGCTCTTCCTCACCATCCTCTCCCTCAGCCCTGGTGCCAGCCCAGGCACCCTCCTCTGCCAAACTGGAACGCGCGCAGTCAGCCGCTCGCGCCCTCTTCTACCTGTCTGACACACCTGCCAACCGCCTGGCGCTGCTCTCCCAGGGAACTCTGCCTGCTCTCACCCCCTTCCTCAGCCCCGAGTACCCACCGGGCCTGAGGCGGGCAGCCCTGCGCGCCGTCCACGAGCTGACCAGGGGCTGTGGCGCCGAGTGTGCCAGAGAGGTGTCCGCATCTGGGGCGCTGGCTCAACTCGGGGTACTGGCTTCTGGAGAGGGCGGCAGGCCTCTGGAGGAGCTAGCGTTGAAGACTCTGGCGAACCTTTGCTCTCAAGGTTGCTTGCGCCCTCTGGTGGGCTCACTTGGCGTCATCCAGAAGTTTACAGGGGAAGTTAAAAGGGATCCCTTAAGGTCAGGAGTCTTTTTCAAGGCTTTATGCCTGTGCTGCAAAGAGGCCGTGAACCGGGCCAAAGTAAAAGAGAGCGGAGGGCTTGAAGTGCTGATTGGTTTCCTGGCTGCCCATCACAATCACCCTCTCACCCGATTGGCTATTTTGGCGTGCGTTGACTTTGTCTATGACGAGTCTGccctggagcagctgcaggagctggGCCTGGTGCCACTCCTGGTCGCACGCCTGGTTGAACTCGCCAAAGGGGAGGAGCTCAGCGCAGGCAAGATGGACGCTAGCCTGACGTCTGGCCCCCAGTGCTCCGAGCTGATGGCTTCCTGTTTTGACTCCTTCGACTTTCCTCCTCCTGaggggagcaggagggaggaggtgggaAAGGAGCAGGGTCCTGGCTCCTCCAGCTTCCTCAGCCTCAG GTCCTGGCTGGTGTCCGAGGGTCTGATCTCCTCAGAAGGGGAGCTGATGGATTCTCCCTGTGTGTTGGATGGAGATGGGAGCAACCCTTACTCCTTCTGCTctcgctcctcctcttcctcgtcgcCCTGTCCGACCCCTGTCTCTGACGCGCAGAAGCCCCTCTCCTGGCCCAAGCCCAGCTGCCTGTCCTCCTCTGCTGCTCCAGGGGCGCCTcctccccccatccccccccctctcttacTCCCCTCTTGCTCTTCGACTCCCCAGCCCAAacctcctcccccctccccctcccacctcaAAGTGCCCTCCCCTCCCAGAAAGCGACTCCGCacatcttcatcctcctcttcctcctcctcctcctcctcctcttcctccgccCCTTGCCACACGAGCCTCGTGTCCCTGCGCACCCCCCTGGCCACAGCCAAGCCCCCAGTCTACCTGCACCCGTACCACCCTGAGCCGTGGGCGCCCGAATCGCCCAtcctcctcctgctgtcccGCTTCTCGCATGCGGCCGACCCCAGCGCTGCGCTGCTTGGCGCCACCATCTTCTCGGGCCTGCTCTACTACCTCACGCACCACCCAGACCCCAGCGGGCGCTGCTTCCGCCTGCTGGCCCGGCTCAGCTGCAACCCCAACTGCCTGCAGGCGCTGGTCCGTTCCGGGGCTGTCTCGCTCCTCCGGTACCGCCTCTGCCTCGGAGACAAGCAGAGAGGCAGGACGGCCGGGACCAGGGACAGGCAGTCGGACCGCGTGAAGGCCAAGGTCCGACAGCTGG GTCAGGGACTCCTGAGCAACGTGCGTGTTCAGAGCGAGACGGCCTTCGGGACGGGAGTTCTCACCCATACCATCCTGTCGGGTTCGGAAGCCGACAAGCTgttctgtgtcctctctctgcctttgaTAACCAG TAATAGGATTCTTTTGAAGAAACTGCTGCTGGATAGTGGAGCTTTGGCCTTCGCCCTTGAACCTCTCAGCTGCCTGGAGGACAGCGAGAAGGAAATGGAGCGCGCCGATAAACGCACTACAGTCCTCTCAGCCTGGATCTGTCCACCTAAACAGGTGTCTGCCAGCCGACTGCGTTCCCTATATGTCTCCCTCCTGATTGGCTGCCTGTCCAGTCTCGTGGCGTGTTCCAAGGTCGGATTGGACAGAAGCAAGTGTGTCTCGGATATCGCAGTGGAGGCACCGTTCAATCCAGTGAGGAGTCCCCAGCTTCTTCGAGGTCCACAGATCTCCGAACCCTGCCCTTACCAAGCCTCATCCTACGACCTCAGCTTCCTACTGGACGACGGGACCTTGCTTCCGGCCAATCGGGTAGCGGTTGCTGGGGAGGAGGGCATGGAAGAGGTGGGGTCTGAGTACTTCCGTGCCCTGCTGAGGGGCGGGTTCGGTGAGGCCCGCCGGTCGTCGGGGGAGGCCGTTCCCATCGGAGACGTGAGCAGCGGGGTGCTGTTTCCCGTGCTCCATTACCTTCACGGCTGCCGGATGTCCAGCACGACCCACGTCTGTCCGCTTTTGTCCTCCTTGGTCTCGGGAGGTCTGGCAGGTCATGTGGCATTTCAGAAGAGCCCCTTGGCTGAGGTGATGATAGGGGCCAGTCGCTTTCTGGTGTCTGGATTACAGCAGGCAGCCGAGGATCATTGCAGGTCCCTGATCTCCAGTGTGGCTTTGCCTGACGACCGAGCGGGAAGCACCAGCAGGCCCGAGGCAGGGCTTGTTTCCCGAGGCCCCGCCCAGCCAGGGGCTGTGACGCCAGCCCTGGTGACTAAGAGCAGAACATCTGCGGGGCCAGGGGGCCAGAGCGCTGTGCCAAAGTGTTGTGCCCAGGGACCCGAGCGCGGCCCCGACGCTGTCTCATGGACCTCACCCTCTGCGGGGGAGGCTGCCGAGGGCGGCGGCCTGCGGGCCCTCCTGCCCCAGGTGTACTGGTTCTCCCAGCGCTACGCCTACCCCCAGCTGGGCCGCACCTGTCTCTCCGTGCTGTTGCGGCCGCAGGAGGTGCAGTACGCCCCGCTGCCCCCGTCCGTCTCCGCCGACTGCCTCCTCTGTTTGGCCAGAGGCGTGGACAGCTCGGAGAACCTGCGCCTGGACCTCCTGAGCCTGGCCTCCGCCGCTCTGAGCTAG
- the LOC113580862 gene encoding cytochrome c oxidase subunit 6A, mitochondrial: MAASASARATQRVLAAAAHGSHEGGGTVKTWKMLSFLVALPGVAVCMVNAYLKQTSHPYVPTEFVPYPHLRIRTKPWPWGDGNHSLFHNPHTNPLPTGYEDSHH, encoded by the exons ATGGCAGCGTCTGCCTCGGCACGGGCGACACAGAGGGTCCTTGCCGCTGCTGCGCACGGATCCCACGAGGGAGGAG GCACAGTGAAAACCTGGAAGATGCTATCGTTCCTCGTGGCCTTGCCTGGGGTGGCTGTGTGCATGGTCAACGCTTACCTGAAGCAAACGTCCCACCCCTACGTGCCCACGGAGTTCGTGCCCTACCCACACCTGCGCATCCGCACCAAG CCCTGGCCATGGGGGGATGGGAACCATTCTCTTTTCCACAACCCTCACACCAACCCTCTTCCCACCGGTTATGAGGACTCACACCACTGA